From a single Polynucleobacter asymbioticus QLW-P1DMWA-1 genomic region:
- a CDS encoding ABC transporter ATP-binding protein: MQIENTFLKVSNLSKSYKADAPPVFEGIDFEIEKGEFVCIIGHSGCGKTTILNVLAGLEEATGGNAIMLGKRIQGPGLERGVVFQGHALMPWMTVLQNVAFAVKSKYPDWSKEQITEHSKKYLAMVGLVNAENKKPSELSGGMKQRVGIARAFAIEPKMLLLDEPFGALDALTRGVIQDELLKICKETNQTVFMITHDVDEAILLSDKIMLMSNGPNARIAEIVVNTLPKGRKRANLHHDAMYYPMRNHLVDFLVNRSKDLQVKGAKGELDGYKPVIVLPGVDAVVA, translated from the coding sequence ATGCAGATTGAAAATACATTCCTCAAAGTTTCAAACCTCAGCAAGTCGTATAAAGCTGACGCACCTCCAGTATTTGAAGGAATAGATTTTGAAATCGAAAAAGGAGAGTTTGTTTGTATCATCGGCCATTCCGGATGTGGCAAAACTACTATTTTGAATGTGCTTGCTGGTCTTGAAGAAGCAACTGGCGGCAATGCCATCATGCTTGGTAAGCGTATTCAGGGCCCTGGTTTAGAGCGTGGAGTTGTATTCCAAGGGCATGCATTAATGCCGTGGATGACAGTACTGCAGAATGTGGCTTTTGCAGTGAAGTCAAAGTATCCCGATTGGTCAAAAGAGCAGATTACTGAGCATTCCAAAAAGTATCTAGCAATGGTCGGCTTGGTAAATGCTGAAAATAAAAAACCATCTGAATTATCTGGCGGTATGAAGCAAAGGGTTGGTATTGCAAGAGCCTTTGCAATTGAGCCAAAAATGCTACTACTTGATGAACCATTCGGAGCCTTGGATGCGTTAACTCGTGGGGTTATTCAGGATGAGCTACTCAAAATTTGCAAAGAAACAAATCAAACTGTATTTATGATCACCCACGATGTTGATGAGGCAATCTTGCTTTCTGACAAAATTATGCTGATGAGCAACGGCCCTAATGCACGTATCGCTGAAATCGTTGTCAACACTTTGCCCAAAGGAAGAAAGCGGGCCAATTTACATCATGATGCTATGTATTACCCAATGCGAAACCATTTAGTAGATTTTCTAGTCAATCGATCAAAGGATCTGCAGGTAAAAGGAGCTAAGGGTGAGTTGGATGGTTACAAGCCTGTAATAGTGCTTCCAGGTGTTGATGCGGTTGTTGCTTAA
- the cobA gene encoding uroporphyrinogen-III C-methyltransferase yields the protein MEQIALRTVKAPKLNGALPGVYLIGAGPGASDLITVRGSRILAQADIVFFDALIDISMLEWCPSTRLVQVGKRCGSHSSSQHFINKQLVDAAGKYSVVVRLKGGDPMIFGRAQEEIDALEKANVRYEIVPGITTALAASAELKQPPTTRELSRTLTLTTLPGRCAHEDHKTAIYYMARDQLSEVATTLIAQGYTVDTPVCLMESVSLPTQRSFACTLDELRFGDVHHHFLDKQPVVVMVGEVYRKKLHTLIPLIESQNHFNVFQAAS from the coding sequence ATGGAACAAATTGCACTAAGAACAGTCAAAGCACCCAAATTAAATGGGGCGTTGCCTGGCGTCTACCTCATTGGTGCTGGGCCTGGAGCCTCTGATCTCATCACTGTTCGGGGTTCAAGAATTTTGGCTCAGGCAGACATTGTTTTTTTTGACGCACTCATCGATATTTCTATGTTGGAGTGGTGTCCTAGCACTAGGTTGGTGCAGGTAGGCAAAAGATGCGGATCGCATTCAAGCTCTCAGCACTTCATCAACAAGCAATTGGTGGATGCTGCAGGTAAGTACTCAGTAGTTGTGCGCTTAAAAGGCGGAGATCCAATGATCTTTGGTCGTGCACAGGAAGAGATTGACGCTCTTGAGAAAGCAAACGTGCGCTATGAGATTGTTCCAGGCATCACTACTGCCTTAGCGGCCTCGGCAGAATTAAAGCAGCCTCCAACTACGAGAGAGTTAAGTAGAACCCTGACGCTGACTACTCTTCCAGGCCGTTGTGCGCACGAAGATCATAAAACCGCTATTTACTATATGGCGCGTGATCAGCTATCTGAGGTTGCGACAACATTGATTGCTCAGGGCTACACGGTAGATACCCCTGTTTGCTTGATGGAATCGGTCAGCCTGCCAACGCAACGCAGTTTTGCTTGCACATTAGATGAATTGCGCTTTGGTGATGTTCATCATCATTTTTTAGATAAGCAACCTGTTGTGGTGATGGTTGGAGAGGTTTATAGAAAAAAACTGCATACGCTTATCCCATTAATCGAGTCACAAAATCATTTCAACGTATTTCAAGCGGCATCTTAA
- the cynS gene encoding cyanase, with protein sequence MDRSVVTQKIIEAKVRNGMKWSDIAKAIGESKEWVTAGCLGQMTFTKVQAEAAGKLFDLTDEEMAWLQIVPYKGSLPTAVPTDPLIYRWYEIVSVYGTTIKELIHEEFGDGIMSAIDFSMDIQREPDPKGDRVQVVLSGKYLSYKTY encoded by the coding sequence ATGGATCGTTCAGTAGTTACACAAAAAATTATCGAAGCCAAAGTTCGCAATGGCATGAAGTGGAGTGATATTGCAAAAGCAATAGGAGAATCAAAGGAGTGGGTTACTGCAGGCTGTTTAGGTCAAATGACCTTTACTAAGGTGCAGGCTGAAGCCGCTGGTAAGTTATTTGATTTGACTGATGAAGAGATGGCTTGGTTGCAAATTGTTCCTTATAAAGGATCTCTGCCAACCGCCGTTCCAACAGACCCATTGATCTATCGTTGGTATGAGATTGTGAGTGTTTATGGCACTACTATTAAAGAGTTAATCCATGAAGAGTTTGGCGATGGCATTATGAGTGCAATCGATTTCTCAATGGATATCCAGCGCGAGCCTGATCCAAAGGGCGATCGTGTTCAAGTAGTGCTGTCAGGTAAGTACCTTTCTTACAAGACTTACTAA
- a CDS encoding CmpA/NrtA family ABC transporter substrate-binding protein translates to MNSYRPFDPDRPLFSNRCSCGQHASELDHANSLSAMVDAEQQSADFVEASLVKALFPQEDRRRAFLKAVGVGGAMSALSGFLPVGSLQAMAQEKAPLEKPDLKIGFIAITCATPLIMADPLGFYKKQGLKVTLNKTAGWALIRDKMLNKEHDASHFLSPMPISMSMGLGSDPSQMRVATIQNVNGQAITLANKHKDNRDPKNWKGMKFAVPFEYSMHNFLLRYYVAQAGLDPDKDIQIRVTPPPEMVANLRAGNIDGFLGPDPFNQRAVYDEVGFIHILTKQIWDGHPCCAFGTSEEFIRKNPNTFAALYRAVLNASTMARDPANRPLIAKVISTPNYLNQPETVVMQVLTGKFADGLGNVQNVPDRIDFNPIPWYSMATWMLTQMQRWGYVKGDVNYKDISEKVFLLTDAKKYMGETGIAVPPLAKVGYKKDKIMGKEFDPSQPAAYLKSFQTNKA, encoded by the coding sequence ATGAATTCATATCGTCCTTTTGATCCAGATAGACCTCTGTTTAGCAACCGCTGCAGCTGTGGACAGCATGCATCTGAGTTAGATCATGCAAACTCGCTTTCAGCAATGGTGGATGCCGAGCAGCAAAGCGCAGATTTTGTTGAGGCCAGCTTAGTTAAGGCTCTTTTTCCTCAAGAAGATCGTAGACGCGCATTTTTAAAGGCTGTTGGAGTTGGTGGAGCAATGAGCGCTCTCTCGGGCTTCTTGCCAGTAGGGTCCTTGCAGGCAATGGCACAAGAAAAAGCGCCATTAGAAAAACCAGACCTAAAAATTGGCTTTATCGCAATTACTTGTGCGACTCCACTCATCATGGCTGACCCACTTGGTTTTTATAAAAAACAAGGCCTGAAGGTTACGCTTAATAAGACCGCAGGTTGGGCTTTAATTCGTGACAAGATGCTCAATAAAGAGCATGATGCCTCACACTTTTTATCACCAATGCCGATCTCAATGTCAATGGGCTTGGGTTCTGATCCTTCTCAGATGCGTGTGGCCACAATTCAGAACGTGAATGGTCAGGCTATTACGTTGGCTAACAAGCATAAAGATAATCGTGATCCGAAAAACTGGAAAGGCATGAAGTTTGCTGTTCCATTCGAATACTCAATGCATAACTTCTTGCTGCGTTATTACGTTGCTCAAGCTGGCTTAGATCCAGATAAAGATATTCAGATTCGCGTTACACCTCCACCAGAGATGGTTGCCAACTTACGTGCCGGCAATATTGATGGTTTTTTAGGGCCTGATCCATTTAACCAGCGCGCAGTATATGACGAGGTCGGATTTATTCACATTCTGACTAAGCAGATTTGGGATGGTCACCCTTGCTGTGCTTTTGGAACCTCAGAAGAATTTATCCGTAAGAATCCAAATACCTTTGCAGCCCTCTATCGTGCAGTCTTAAATGCTTCGACGATGGCACGTGATCCTGCGAATAGACCTTTAATTGCTAAAGTAATTTCTACGCCAAATTACCTTAACCAGCCAGAGACAGTTGTAATGCAAGTTCTCACTGGTAAGTTTGCAGATGGTCTAGGCAATGTGCAAAACGTACCAGATCGCATCGACTTCAACCCAATTCCTTGGTACTCCATGGCAACTTGGATGTTGACTCAAATGCAGCGCTGGGGCTATGTCAAAGGCGATGTGAATTATAAGGACATCTCTGAAAAAGTATTCTTGCTTACGGACGCTAAAAAGTATATGGGCGAGACTGGCATTGCAGTTCCACCATTAGCTAAAGTGGGATACAAAAAAGACAAGATTATGGGTAAAGAGTTTGACCCTAGTCAACCGGCAGCCTATTTGAAATCTTTTCAAACTAATAAAGCATGA
- the ntrB gene encoding nitrate ABC transporter permease, whose protein sequence is MKTVSIKVKGAILSVVILLMCLFIWHMATTQKVTPPPGVSTSSSEYSSLMGQGGSDPVQKTGFPTLTQMGETIYKQLSHPFYDNGPNDKGIGIQLAYSLARVALGFLLAMIVAIPFGFWIGMSPLAYEAFNPFIQILKPISPLAWMPIALYTIKDSAISGIFVIFICSVWPMLLNTAFGVANVRKELLNVAKTLEVSPLRKAFLVILPAAAPTILTGMRISMGIAWLVIVAAEMLVGGTGIGYFLWNEWNNLSLSSVIFAILLIGIVGMLLDTAFGKLQKAVSYAD, encoded by the coding sequence ATGAAAACAGTATCAATTAAGGTTAAAGGCGCAATTCTATCGGTTGTGATTTTGCTCATGTGCTTATTTATCTGGCATATGGCGACAACACAAAAAGTTACACCGCCGCCAGGAGTATCAACTAGTTCTAGTGAGTACAGCAGTCTCATGGGTCAGGGTGGTAGTGATCCTGTTCAAAAAACTGGATTCCCAACCTTAACGCAAATGGGGGAGACTATCTATAAGCAGTTATCACACCCTTTTTATGACAATGGCCCAAACGATAAGGGAATAGGTATTCAACTTGCTTATTCTTTGGCGCGTGTTGCCTTAGGATTCTTGTTGGCGATGATTGTCGCTATTCCGTTTGGATTCTGGATCGGCATGTCACCATTGGCTTACGAGGCATTTAATCCATTCATTCAAATTCTGAAGCCGATTTCGCCATTGGCTTGGATGCCTATCGCGCTCTACACCATCAAAGACTCTGCTATTTCTGGAATCTTTGTGATCTTTATTTGTTCCGTATGGCCAATGCTCCTCAACACAGCATTTGGAGTTGCTAATGTACGTAAAGAATTATTAAACGTTGCCAAGACATTAGAAGTCTCTCCTTTACGTAAGGCATTCTTAGTCATTCTTCCTGCTGCTGCACCAACCATTTTGACTGGTATGCGCATATCCATGGGTATTGCCTGGTTAGTGATCGTTGCTGCTGAGATGCTTGTTGGTGGTACCGGAATTGGTTACTTCTTATGGAATGAGTGGAATAACCTATCGCTCTCCAGTGTTATTTTTGCAATTCTTTTAATTGGTATTGTTGGAATGTTGCTAGATACAGCATTTGGCAAGTTACAAAAGGCGGTTTCGTATGCAGATTGA